Proteins from a genomic interval of Neisseria arctica:
- the fnr gene encoding fumarate/nitrate reduction transcriptional regulator Fnr: MSAHTTQNQMKALCSTCSLRELCLPVGLMPTEFEQLDAVIKQSRRLKKGEFLFRAGEPFASLFAIRTGFFKTTVASQDGRDQVTGFFMSGELIGMDGICSHVHSCDAVALEDSEVCELPFAHMEMLGQRIPSLQTHFFRLMSREIVRDQGVMLLLGNMRAEERLAAFLLNLSSRLYSRGFAANDFILRMSREEIGSYLGLKLETVSRTLSKFHHEGWILVEHKHIQILKPQVLKQMVYGAEHAV, encoded by the coding sequence ATGTCTGCACACACCACTCAAAATCAAATGAAAGCATTGTGTTCGACCTGTTCTCTGCGTGAACTGTGTTTGCCTGTGGGGTTGATGCCGACTGAATTTGAGCAGCTTGATGCTGTGATCAAACAAAGCCGCCGCTTGAAAAAAGGCGAGTTTTTATTTCGGGCAGGCGAGCCTTTTGCTTCTTTGTTTGCTATACGTACCGGCTTTTTTAAAACAACCGTAGCCAGCCAAGATGGCCGCGATCAAGTAACCGGTTTTTTTATGTCGGGTGAGTTGATCGGTATGGACGGTATTTGTTCGCATGTACATAGTTGTGATGCCGTCGCATTAGAAGATAGCGAAGTATGCGAGCTCCCGTTTGCCCATATGGAAATGTTAGGTCAAAGAATCCCCAGCTTGCAGACTCATTTTTTCCGTTTGATGAGCCGTGAAATTGTACGTGATCAAGGAGTAATGCTATTGCTTGGGAATATGCGTGCTGAAGAGCGGTTGGCTGCTTTTTTATTAAATTTGTCAAGCAGGCTTTACTCCCGAGGTTTTGCGGCCAATGATTTTATTTTGCGGATGTCGCGTGAGGAAATTGGTAGTTATCTGGGATTAAAATTAGAAACAGTGAGCAGAACTTTATCGAAATTTCATCATGAAGGCTGGATTTTGGTTGAGCATAAACATATTCAAATTTTAAAACCCCAAGTACTCAAGCAAATGGTATATGGTGCGGAACATGCGGTTTGA